A region of the Pseudomonas silesiensis genome:
CACCGGCGATAATCAGTTGCTTGCGGCCAGTGGCTTTCACGGCGTTGACGAAATCTTCATTGTCCCAGGCATTGATCTGGCCTGGACGCGGAATGTACGGCGCGTCCGGGAACTGCTCTTTCAACTCAGGCACGATCGGGCCGTTCGGGCCGTTTTCGAAGCTGGTGGTCAGGATGGTCGGCAGCTTGAAGAATTTGGCCACGTCGCCCAGGGCCAGCACGTTGTTCTTGAATTCATTCGGCGAAAAATCCTGGACCAGCGAAATCAGGCCGGTCTGGTGGTCGACCAACAGCACAACGGCGTCGTCTTTGTTCAGGCGTTTGTAGGGAACGTTGCTCATGGAAAACTCCTCGGTGGATGGTTGTCGCTTGGAACGCCGGTCCAGCGGGCCGGCGTTTTTGGGATGGGTCAGAAGGCAAAACACGAGCAGCCAAAGGCGCCCCAGAAACCGGCGAAATCGCTGACCGGCGCGTTGGACAACCGCGCCCGTTCATGGCTGTGGGAGTGCACCGCGCACGGCCCGCTGCAATGGTGAACCTGCGCCTGCATCGGCGAAGTCGGGCGCCAGTGGCCCGGCACCTTGACCACCGGCGACCAGTCCGGCAGCACCGGCACGCTGGCGGGCCCCAGTTTTTCGAAATCACCGGCGGCGTACACCACCTTGCCGCCGACCACGGTCAACACCGATTCGATCCACTTGATCGCTTCTTCGTCGACACTGAAAAAGTCCGCGCTCAGGGCCGCCAGGTCAGCCAGTTGGCCGACCTTGATCATGCCTTTTTTTCCCTGTTCGGAAGAAAACCAGGCGCTGCCATGGGTGAACAACTCCAGCGCGGTCTGGCGGGAAAGTCCTTCGCTGTGCAGTTCCAGGCCGCCGACGGTGCGACCGCTGACCATCCAGTACAACGAGGTCCAGGGGTTGTAGCTGGACACCCGCGTGGCGTCGGTGCCAGCGCCGACCGGTACCCCTTCGGCCAGCATGCGCTTGATCGGTGGCGTGGCTTCGGCGGCTTTGGCACCGTAGCGCTCGACGAAATATTCGCCCTGGAATGCCATGCGGTCCTGGATCGCGATCCCGCCGCCCAGCGCCCTCACCCGCTCGATGTTCTGCGGGGTGATGGTTTCGGCATGGTCGAAAAACCAGGGCAAGCCATTGAACGGAATATCGCGATTGACCTTCTCGAACACGTCGAGCATGCGGCTGATGGATTCGTCGTAGGTGGCGTGCAGGCGGAATGGCCAGCGTTGCTCGACCAGATGGCGAACCACCGGTTCCAGTTCGTCTTCCATGGTCTGTGGCAGGTCCGGGCGCGGTTCGAGGAAGTCTTCGAAATCCGCCGCCGAGAACACCAGCATTTCCCCGGCGCCGTTGTGCCGCAGGTAATCGTCACCCTGGTGCAATGTGACGCTGCTGGTCCAGTTCTTGAAGTCGGTCAGCTCTTCCTTGGGCTTCTGGGTGAACAGGTTGTAGGCAATGCGAATGGTCAGTAGCTGGTCCTTGGCCAGCTGTTCGATCACCTGGTAATCGTCCGGATAGTTCTGGAAACCACCGCCGGCATCGATGGCGCTGGTCAGGCCCAGACGGTTGAGTTCGCGCATGAACTGGCGGGTCGAGTTGACCTGATATTCCAGCGGCAGCTTCGGCCCCTTGGCCAGGGTCGAGTACAGAATCATCGCGTTGGGCCGCGCCACCAGCATGCCGGTCGGCTCGCCGTTGGCATCGCGCACAATCTCGCCGCCCGGCGGGTTCGGCGTATTGCGGGTGTAACCGGCCACGCGCAACGCTGCGCGATTGAGCAAGGCGCGGTCGTACAAATGCAGCACAAACACCGGCGTGTCGGGCGCCGCCTGGTTGAGCTCTTCCAGGGTCGGCATGCGTTTTTCGGCGAACTGGAATTCGTTCCAGCCACCCACCACCCGCACCCACTGCGGCGTCGGCGTACGGTCGGCCTGATCCTTGAGCATGCGCAGCGCATCGACCACCGACGGCACGCCTTCCCAGCGCAATTCGAGGTTGTAGTTCAAGCCACCGCGGATCAGATGCAGATGGGAGTCGTTGAGGCCAGGGATAACGCAGCGGCCCTTGAGGTCGATGACCTGGGTGCCCGAACCGCGCAGGGCCATGGCTTCGGCGTCGGTGCCGACCACGACGAAGCGGCCGTCGCTGATGGCCACGGCGCTGGCACGCGGATTTTCCCGGTCAACGGTATGAAACTGGCCATTGAATAAAATCAGATCGGCGCTCATCGCGTGTCCTTAGGCTGAGTGGAAGAGGAAAGCCAGGGCGCGAACAGGCGCGTCGCCATCGGCATGAACAGGTACACCACCGACACCACAATGGTCAGGGTGATCAGGAACGTCGCGACCACGTAGTGCGAGAGGAACGGGTTGAGCTGCAGCAGCGGTCCCCAGATCAGCGGCACCAGCAGGGTGTGCGGCAGAATCACCAGCAGGGTCACCACGGCCTGCTTCCAGCGTGGCGGCGGCGAACCCGCATCGGCCTGGGGGGCGAACCAGAATTCATTGACCGGATTGACCTCGGTCTGGTCGCCGTCCGCCAGCATCGGCGTGGCTTGCTCGACCAGCGTCTGGCGTTGCGGCGAATCGAGCCAGCGTTGCATCGCCTCGGTGGAGCAGAAACGCAGCACGCAGGTGTACAGGTCGAGGCCGGCGTTCTTGCCGCGCATCACATCCACCCCCAGGTGCCCTTCCTGCTGACCGGCAATGCTGACGATGTTGCGCAACCAGGCTTCGTAAGGCACCTCGAACCCGGCCTTGACCCGGTGTTTGATGACCAGGGTCACGACTTCTTCGAAACGATTGACTTCAGGCATGACGCCAGGCTCCACAGAGACGAACATTGAACGCCAGCCGGCCCGGAGATAAGGATGCTGGTGAAACAAATCAGAAACTACCGGCGTCGATGCGCCGGGACCGGGTTTGATAGTGCCGGGGTGGAGGCGGGGAAAATTGGATGTACGTGCTCTTTTTCAGGTGGGGATGTTCAGCGGCTCAGACATGAACTGACCGATCCGCGATCGTAACCACTTCTCCGCAGGATCATTGTCATGCACCCCGCTCCATGCCATGGAAAGCTGCGCCGCCTCGATCGGAAACGGCGGATCTTCTGCGCGCAAGGCACAACCCTCGACCAACGCGCACGCGGCATAATCGGGAACCGTGGCAATCATCTCCGTCCCGGCCAGCAATGCCCGCAACCCACTGAATTGCGGTACCCCAAGCACCACCCGTCGACACCGCCCGATCTTGGCCAGGTCCAGATCAATGTTGCCACTCAGATCACCGGAGAACGACACCATCGCATGGGGCCGTTCACAGTACTGGTCAAGCGTCAGCGGCCCCGGCCGTTTGTCCCCGCGCAGCACCTTGCAGGGGATATCCCGCAACGTCTTGCACTTGGCATTCGCCGGCAACTCCGTGGTGTAACTCACCCCTACGGATATTTCTCCCGAGGCCAGCAACGCCGGCATCAGCAGATAATTGGCGCGACGCACTACCACCACGATCCCCGGCGCCTCTTCCTGCAGCTGGCGCAGCAACGGCGGAAACAATCCAAACTCGGCATCGTCAGACAGTCCGATGCGAAACACATCGCGGCTCGTCGCCGGATCAAATTCTTTCGCCCGGCTGACCGCCCCGGAAATGACATCCATCGCCGGCTGCAACTCTTTGAGAATCGCCAGCGCGCGCCCCGTCGGTTCCATCCCGCGACCGTTGCGCAGCAACAACGGATCGTCGAACAAATCGCGCAATCGTCCCAGCGCCGCACTCACCGCCGGTTGGCCCATGAACAGCTTTTCCGCTACACGGGTCAGGTTCTTTTCGAACATCAGGGCCTCGAAAATCACCAGCAGGTTCATGTCGACGCGGCGCAGATCGTTACGGTTCATAGGTATGGTTCCGTTGTGTGTTCAGCCAGGCACGGGGCCGAAGAGTGTGTCTGACTTTGCTCAAGACCGCCCGCTACAAACGAAGAATTAACAACGTTTAACTCGCCTGCCAGAGCGCCCAAGAACAAGAATGAATCTCACCGACACGGACATCTGCCATGGCTCAATTTCAGCAAAGCGCCGCTCGCGCGCCCGGCACTGAAACCAAGAAAAATACCGGCGGCCTCACCCCGTGGCGCGAGAGCCTGGTCAAGCAACTGATCCTCGACCGCCTCGGTGAGCCGCTGGAAGTGACCGAACTGGCCCAGGCCTGCGCGCTCTCGCGCAGTCATTTCTCCCGCGCGTTCAAGTGCAGTACCGGCCTCTCGCCCCAGGACTGGATTCGTCACCAGCGCATTGCGCGGGCCAAACAGCTGATCCGCAACACTGACTTGACGCTCACGCAGATAAGCCTGGAATGCGGCTTCTGCGACCAGGCGCATTTCTGCCATAACTTCACCCGCAGCGAGGGCATCAATCCGTTTGCCTGGCGCTGTCAGACCTTGCGTGCCCTCCCCCGCACCAAACTGTAGGCGCCAGGCTTGTCGGCGAAGGTGGCCTTGAGCCTTGCAGCGCCCTTGAAGACGCCTTCGCCGGCAAGCCGGGCTCCTACAGGGTTTGGCGTTGACCACAACCCATCGGTACGCAGCTGATCCTGTAGGAGCTGGCTTGTCGGATCGCCGCACCGCGGCGAAGGCGGCCTTGAGCCTTGCAGCGCCCTTGAAGACG
Encoded here:
- a CDS encoding helix-turn-helix domain-containing protein; the protein is MAQFQQSAARAPGTETKKNTGGLTPWRESLVKQLILDRLGEPLEVTELAQACALSRSHFSRAFKCSTGLSPQDWIRHQRIARAKQLIRNTDLTLTQISLECGFCDQAHFCHNFTRSEGINPFAWRCQTLRALPRTKL
- a CDS encoding LysR family transcriptional regulator, encoding MNRNDLRRVDMNLLVIFEALMFEKNLTRVAEKLFMGQPAVSAALGRLRDLFDDPLLLRNGRGMEPTGRALAILKELQPAMDVISGAVSRAKEFDPATSRDVFRIGLSDDAEFGLFPPLLRQLQEEAPGIVVVVRRANYLLMPALLASGEISVGVSYTTELPANAKCKTLRDIPCKVLRGDKRPGPLTLDQYCERPHAMVSFSGDLSGNIDLDLAKIGRCRRVVLGVPQFSGLRALLAGTEMIATVPDYAACALVEGCALRAEDPPFPIEAAQLSMAWSGVHDNDPAEKWLRSRIGQFMSEPLNIPT
- the ycaC gene encoding isochorismate family cysteine hydrolase YcaC; translation: MSNVPYKRLNKDDAVVLLVDHQTGLISLVQDFSPNEFKNNVLALGDVAKFFKLPTILTTSFENGPNGPIVPELKEQFPDAPYIPRPGQINAWDNEDFVNAVKATGRKQLIIAGVVTDVCVTFPTLSALAEGFEVFVVTDASGTFNETVQQAAWARMAAAGAQLVNWFSVACELQGDWRNDMEGLANLLSPRIPNYRNLMNSYSVLTSK
- a CDS encoding antibiotic biosynthesis monooxygenase yields the protein MPEVNRFEEVVTLVIKHRVKAGFEVPYEAWLRNIVSIAGQQEGHLGVDVMRGKNAGLDLYTCVLRFCSTEAMQRWLDSPQRQTLVEQATPMLADGDQTEVNPVNEFWFAPQADAGSPPPRWKQAVVTLLVILPHTLLVPLIWGPLLQLNPFLSHYVVATFLITLTIVVSVVYLFMPMATRLFAPWLSSSTQPKDTR
- a CDS encoding amidohydrolase — its product is MSADLILFNGQFHTVDRENPRASAVAISDGRFVVVGTDAEAMALRGSGTQVIDLKGRCVIPGLNDSHLHLIRGGLNYNLELRWEGVPSVVDALRMLKDQADRTPTPQWVRVVGGWNEFQFAEKRMPTLEELNQAAPDTPVFVLHLYDRALLNRAALRVAGYTRNTPNPPGGEIVRDANGEPTGMLVARPNAMILYSTLAKGPKLPLEYQVNSTRQFMRELNRLGLTSAIDAGGGFQNYPDDYQVIEQLAKDQLLTIRIAYNLFTQKPKEELTDFKNWTSSVTLHQGDDYLRHNGAGEMLVFSAADFEDFLEPRPDLPQTMEDELEPVVRHLVEQRWPFRLHATYDESISRMLDVFEKVNRDIPFNGLPWFFDHAETITPQNIERVRALGGGIAIQDRMAFQGEYFVERYGAKAAEATPPIKRMLAEGVPVGAGTDATRVSSYNPWTSLYWMVSGRTVGGLELHSEGLSRQTALELFTHGSAWFSSEQGKKGMIKVGQLADLAALSADFFSVDEEAIKWIESVLTVVGGKVVYAAGDFEKLGPASVPVLPDWSPVVKVPGHWRPTSPMQAQVHHCSGPCAVHSHSHERARLSNAPVSDFAGFWGAFGCSCFAF